The following coding sequences lie in one Methylotuvimicrobium alcaliphilum 20Z genomic window:
- the cmoB gene encoding tRNA 5-methoxyuridine(34)/uridine 5-oxyacetic acid(34) synthase CmoB, producing the protein MIDYQILYQTLRDHGADAWADILPEQLQSAFNPTRHGQLTRWLQAIDDLPELSLSQRVFNEDTVKIGTASDLGDISREQLTTVLKTFSPWRKGPYDLFGIDINTEWRSDWKWNRLKAHISPLKKRLVLDVGCGNGYHGWRMLGAGADLVVGIDPLMLNVMQFHLIRKLAGDVRHFVLPMGIEQIPNGLKAFDTVFSMGVLYHRRSPIDHLLELKDCLRPGGELILESLVVDGGPNEVLLPEHRYAHMRNVWFIPSCEALQGWLKRCGFSNIRLIDVTVTSTEEQRNTDWMDFKSLKDFLDPNDPNLTLEGHPAPKRAIFIAEK; encoded by the coding sequence ATGATTGATTATCAAATACTTTACCAAACATTAAGGGACCATGGCGCGGACGCCTGGGCCGACATCCTGCCGGAACAATTACAGTCGGCATTCAACCCGACTCGGCACGGCCAGTTGACTCGCTGGCTCCAAGCCATAGACGACTTGCCTGAGTTATCTCTCTCGCAGCGCGTTTTTAATGAAGATACCGTCAAAATCGGCACTGCTAGCGATTTAGGCGATATTTCCCGCGAGCAATTAACAACCGTATTAAAAACATTCAGCCCTTGGCGAAAAGGACCTTACGACTTATTCGGCATTGATATCAATACGGAATGGCGCTCCGACTGGAAATGGAATCGATTGAAAGCCCATATCAGTCCACTAAAAAAGCGTTTGGTGCTCGATGTAGGCTGCGGAAACGGCTATCATGGCTGGCGAATGCTCGGTGCCGGCGCGGACCTTGTGGTCGGTATCGATCCGTTGATGTTAAATGTGATGCAGTTTCACCTCATCAGAAAACTGGCCGGTGACGTGCGGCACTTTGTGTTGCCGATGGGCATCGAACAAATACCGAATGGTTTAAAAGCTTTCGACACGGTCTTTTCCATGGGCGTGCTCTATCATCGCCGCTCGCCGATCGATCATTTGTTGGAATTAAAAGATTGCCTTAGACCCGGCGGCGAATTAATTCTCGAATCGCTGGTCGTCGACGGCGGACCGAATGAGGTATTGCTGCCGGAGCACCGCTATGCTCATATGCGCAATGTTTGGTTTATACCCAGCTGTGAAGCGCTGCAAGGATGGCTGAAACGCTGCGGTTTCAGCAACATTAGATTAATCGATGTCACGGTAACAAGCACGGAAGAACAACGCAACACCGACTGGATGGATTTTAAATCTCTCAAGGATTTTCTCGACCCGAACGACCCGAACTTAACGCTAGAAGGCCACCCAGCCCCCAAACGGGCCATTTTCATCGCGGAAAAATAA
- a CDS encoding TetR/AcrR family transcriptional regulator: MEKEIENNKNKLDTQDEILLAALKLFAEKGYFNTSLGDIAEAAGIKTTSGLYQCFKNKQAIAEALYANIIDSLSISIDDIRRRNAKPSEQLREVVGLLFRLTQEAPDVMQFLLVIKVREFLPEQKPFMETPPFIKIIKILQAGIKAEEIKNIEPILAYTFFFGIINQTLRMALTGSLPKDIDAYQSQVWLAAWSVICKK; encoded by the coding sequence ATGGAAAAGGAAATAGAAAATAACAAAAATAAATTGGACACTCAGGATGAAATTCTCTTGGCGGCTTTAAAGCTTTTCGCCGAGAAGGGGTATTTCAATACGTCTCTCGGTGATATTGCCGAAGCGGCCGGTATCAAGACCACCAGTGGTCTATATCAATGTTTCAAAAACAAGCAAGCGATAGCCGAAGCCTTATACGCGAATATCATCGATAGTCTGAGTATTTCGATCGATGATATTCGACGCCGAAATGCCAAGCCTTCCGAGCAATTGCGAGAAGTCGTCGGTCTTTTGTTTAGATTAACTCAGGAAGCGCCTGATGTGATGCAGTTTCTGTTAGTCATTAAGGTTCGCGAATTTTTGCCCGAGCAAAAGCCCTTCATGGAAACACCGCCCTTCATCAAGATCATAAAAATCCTTCAGGCCGGGATTAAGGCTGAGGAAATCAAGAATATCGAGCCTATACTGGCTTATACCTTTTTTTTCGGTATCATCAATCAAACGCTACGTATGGCCTTGACCGGCAGTCTTCCGAAGGACATCGATGCTTATCAATCGCAAGTTTGGCTTGCAGCTTGGAGTGTTATTTGTAAGAAATAG
- the pgsA gene encoding CDP-diacylglycerol--glycerol-3-phosphate 3-phosphatidyltransferase, translated as MAIKFNLPTYLTLLRIVLIPLLAVVFYLPWEYANLASTSIFILAGITDWLDGYLARKMSLETPFGAFLDPVADKLMVAIVLVLIVQQDGSPYLALPAAIIIGREITIASLREWMAELGQRAKVKVSQLGKWKTTAQMTAIGFLLYGQDVIGIPVKTSGYVLLYLAAILTLWSMINYLKAAWSVFGEG; from the coding sequence ATGGCCATTAAATTTAATCTTCCGACCTATCTGACTTTGCTGAGAATTGTTTTAATTCCGTTGCTTGCAGTGGTGTTTTATCTGCCTTGGGAATATGCCAACTTGGCTTCGACAAGCATTTTTATCTTGGCCGGTATCACCGACTGGTTGGATGGTTATTTGGCTCGTAAGATGAGTTTGGAAACACCGTTCGGTGCTTTTTTGGATCCGGTTGCGGATAAATTGATGGTGGCGATTGTGCTGGTTTTGATTGTACAACAAGACGGTTCGCCTTATTTAGCTTTACCTGCGGCAATTATTATCGGGCGCGAAATTACGATTGCATCGTTACGCGAATGGATGGCGGAATTGGGGCAGCGCGCTAAAGTCAAAGTTTCGCAATTGGGTAAATGGAAAACCACCGCGCAAATGACCGCGATCGGGTTTTTATTGTATGGACAGGATGTTATCGGTATACCCGTTAAGACATCCGGATATGTGTTGCTGTATCTGGCGGCGATATTGACGTTATGGTCGATGATTAATTATTTGAAAGCCGCATGGAGCGTGTTTGGGGAAGGTTAG
- the uvrC gene encoding excinuclease ABC subunit UvrC produces the protein MPVAEFEVAAFLKTLTGRPGIYKMLNEKGEIIYIGKAKNLKNRVSSYFRTQSASPKQQAMIAQLASIEVMVTNSEGEALLLESQLVKRFMPRYNICLRDDKSYPYIFISTEQDFPRITFHRGAKKKKGQYFGPYPSAGAVKETLKLLQKIFPVRQCEDSYYRNRTRPCLQHQIKRCTAPCVDLIDTSNYAVDVENSILFLEGNGELLIDRLIEKMENASAALDFEKAADFRDQIARLRLILEKHFVHGERGDVDIVACATRAGVACVQVFFIRKGQNLGNKLFFPKLSDQDEPGKILQAFIAQYYLDKTVPYELIVSHEPEEVGLLAEVLAAYAKHAVTITSKVRGERQKWLQMTLVNAEHSLQSKLADRQGIYARFLSLQEELGCRELPKRLECFDISHTQGDQTVASCVVFDREGPVKSAYRRFNIEGVTPGDDYAAIHQAVARRYKRLKQGEHEAPDILFIDGGKGQVAEAKKALADLEINNVMIVGVSKGPDRKAGMEKLLLTDQSQPLDVTPGASGLLLIQHIRDEAHRFAITGHRQRRGKTKKQSVLEDIAGLGPKRRQLLLKQFGGLQGVAGASADALASVAGISKDLAQRIYEQFHNPNGH, from the coding sequence GTGCCTGTTGCCGAATTTGAAGTAGCCGCCTTTCTGAAAACCCTGACCGGCCGGCCGGGGATTTATAAAATGCTGAATGAAAAAGGCGAAATCATTTATATAGGAAAGGCCAAGAACCTGAAGAACCGCGTGTCGAGTTACTTTCGGACGCAGAGCGCATCGCCTAAACAGCAGGCGATGATCGCGCAGTTGGCGTCGATCGAAGTGATGGTGACGAATTCCGAAGGCGAAGCCTTGTTGCTCGAAAGCCAACTGGTCAAGCGTTTCATGCCTCGCTATAACATTTGTTTGCGGGACGATAAATCCTATCCTTATATCTTTATTTCCACCGAACAGGATTTTCCGCGGATTACTTTTCATCGAGGCGCGAAAAAGAAGAAGGGGCAATATTTCGGGCCATATCCGAGCGCCGGAGCGGTTAAGGAAACGCTAAAATTATTGCAAAAAATATTTCCGGTTCGGCAATGCGAAGATTCTTACTATCGCAATCGAACGCGCCCCTGTTTACAGCATCAGATCAAACGCTGCACCGCGCCGTGTGTCGACTTGATCGATACAAGCAACTATGCGGTCGATGTCGAAAACAGTATTTTATTTTTGGAAGGAAACGGCGAGTTACTGATCGATCGTTTGATCGAAAAAATGGAAAATGCGTCGGCGGCCTTGGATTTTGAAAAAGCGGCGGATTTTCGGGATCAAATCGCACGTTTACGTTTGATTCTGGAAAAGCATTTTGTGCATGGCGAGCGGGGCGATGTCGATATCGTTGCCTGTGCTACGCGAGCCGGTGTCGCATGCGTTCAGGTGTTTTTTATTCGCAAGGGCCAGAATCTCGGCAATAAGTTGTTTTTTCCGAAATTGTCCGATCAAGATGAGCCCGGCAAAATTTTGCAGGCGTTTATCGCACAATATTATCTCGACAAGACGGTGCCCTACGAATTGATCGTCAGTCACGAGCCGGAAGAAGTCGGCTTATTGGCTGAAGTTCTGGCAGCTTATGCCAAACATGCCGTTACGATTACGTCGAAGGTACGCGGCGAACGCCAAAAATGGTTACAAATGACATTGGTCAATGCTGAGCATTCGTTGCAAAGCAAGTTGGCCGATCGGCAAGGTATTTATGCGCGTTTTTTGAGCCTTCAGGAAGAATTGGGTTGCCGGGAATTGCCGAAGCGCCTCGAATGTTTCGATATTAGTCATACCCAGGGCGATCAAACTGTAGCCTCGTGTGTTGTGTTCGACAGGGAAGGGCCGGTAAAATCGGCTTACCGGCGTTTCAATATCGAGGGTGTGACGCCCGGCGACGATTATGCGGCAATTCATCAGGCGGTTGCCCGGCGTTATAAACGGCTCAAGCAAGGCGAACATGAGGCACCCGATATTTTGTTTATCGATGGCGGCAAAGGGCAAGTTGCCGAAGCGAAAAAGGCATTGGCGGATTTAGAGATAAACAATGTTATGATAGTCGGCGTTTCCAAAGGTCCGGATAGGAAAGCCGGTATGGAAAAACTACTGTTGACCGATCAGTCGCAGCCTTTGGATGTAACTCCCGGTGCGTCGGGGTTGTTGTTGATTCAACATATTCGCGACGAAGCACACCGATTTGCAATTACCGGGCACCGGCAGCGGCGAGGCAAGACCAAAAAACAATCCGTTTTGGAGGATATTGCAGGGTTGGGGCCGAAACGCCGGCAATTATTATTAAAACAATTCGGCGGTTTGCAAGGCGTTGCCGGTGCTAGCGCGGATGCTTTGGCGAGTGTGGCAGGCATTAGTAAGGACTTGGCGCAACGAATTTACGAACAATTTCATAACCCAAATGGCCATTAA
- a CDS encoding uracil-DNA glycosylase family protein, with the protein MPLNACRRKNKPTGLEINTCNRYLNAEIAQLREGTVILALGSIAHQAVLKACGLKLKDAPFGHNRLHRLPNSRYLVDSYHSSRYNVQTKRLTEEMFHDVFRSIAGIFDR; encoded by the coding sequence ATGCCGTTAAATGCCTGCCGCCGCAAAAATAAGCCGACCGGTTTGGAAATCAATACCTGCAATCGATATTTAAACGCCGAAATAGCGCAATTGCGTGAAGGAACGGTCATTTTGGCGTTGGGCAGTATCGCGCATCAGGCCGTCTTGAAAGCCTGCGGTCTAAAATTAAAAGACGCGCCCTTCGGCCATAATCGCTTGCATCGGTTGCCGAATTCGCGATATCTGGTTGATTCTTATCATTCCAGCCGTTATAACGTGCAAACCAAGCGTTTGACCGAGGAAATGTTTCACGATGTTTTTCGTAGTATCGCTGGAATTTTCGATCGTTGA
- a CDS encoding uracil-DNA glycosylase family protein produces the protein MVSSQIFNQDCRDCGRLDDFLCEVKRKYPDYHARPVAPFGDEQPKLLVVGLAPGMHGANATGRPFTGDYAGILLYQALYQFGYSNRPISEGQEDGLILTACRITNAVKCLPPQK, from the coding sequence ATGGTTTCTAGCCAAATTTTCAATCAAGATTGCAGGGATTGCGGACGCTTGGACGATTTTTTGTGCGAGGTGAAACGCAAGTACCCCGATTATCATGCCCGACCGGTTGCTCCGTTCGGCGACGAACAACCGAAATTGTTGGTGGTCGGGTTGGCGCCGGGCATGCATGGCGCCAACGCTACAGGGCGCCCCTTTACCGGCGATTATGCCGGAATCTTGTTGTACCAAGCGTTATACCAATTCGGTTACAGTAATCGCCCCATTTCAGAAGGCCAAGAGGACGGATTGATTTTAACCGCTTGCCGAATCACCAATGCCGTTAAATGCCTGCCGCCGCAAAAATAA
- the pmbA gene encoding metalloprotease PmbA, whose protein sequence is MQNREEISRLENLVQSILDEAKLQGATAAEAGLSVDSGLSVTARLGDVETIEHHRDQGLGVTVYFGQRKGSASTTDLSNASIKETVTAACSFARYGSEDPYAGLPEQDWLATEFPDLDLFHPWSLAADRAIELAIACEDAARSYSTEITNSEGATVTSHQGIRVLGNSLGFLKGAESSRHSISCAVLGQRGDSMQRDYWYSVARNPDLLEAVDSIGRKAAERTIRRLQGRSLSTRQCPVLYSAEVASSLFGSLIGAISGGNLYRKSSFLLNALDTRIFPEFVHIHEQPYMVGALGSAAFDAEGVKTRARDIVAEGILKDYVLSTYSAKKLGLASTGNAGGVHNLVVDSGTDDFTGMLKKLGTGLLVTELMGQGVKMVTGDYSRGAAGFWVENGEIQYPVEEITIAGNLKDMFKNLVAVGNDVDYRGNVRTGSVLIERMSIAGE, encoded by the coding sequence TTGCAAAACCGGGAAGAAATCAGTCGATTAGAAAATTTGGTCCAAAGCATTTTAGATGAAGCGAAGCTGCAGGGCGCAACCGCTGCGGAAGCGGGTTTGAGTGTCGATAGCGGCTTGTCGGTGACGGCGCGTTTGGGTGATGTCGAAACGATAGAACATCATCGCGATCAAGGCTTGGGCGTGACCGTTTATTTCGGACAGCGTAAAGGTTCGGCGAGTACCACCGATCTATCCAATGCTTCGATCAAGGAAACGGTTACCGCCGCATGCAGTTTCGCGCGCTATGGCAGCGAAGATCCTTATGCAGGATTACCCGAGCAAGACTGGCTTGCGACCGAATTTCCCGACTTAGATCTATTTCATCCTTGGTCTCTCGCAGCGGATCGTGCGATCGAGTTGGCGATAGCCTGCGAAGATGCCGCGCGTTCTTATTCAACCGAAATTACGAATTCGGAAGGCGCGACGGTCACCAGTCATCAAGGCATTCGGGTTTTGGGCAATAGTTTAGGTTTCTTGAAGGGGGCCGAATCGAGCCGTCACTCGATTAGTTGCGCAGTATTAGGACAGCGCGGCGACAGTATGCAGCGCGATTATTGGTATAGCGTTGCCAGGAATCCTGACTTGCTCGAGGCGGTCGACTCCATCGGCAGAAAAGCGGCCGAAAGGACGATCAGGCGTTTGCAAGGGCGTAGTTTGAGCACGCGTCAATGTCCGGTTTTGTATTCGGCTGAAGTGGCTTCCAGTTTGTTCGGATCGCTAATCGGCGCAATTAGCGGCGGTAACTTATACCGTAAATCGTCGTTTTTACTCAATGCATTGGATACACGGATATTTCCGGAATTCGTGCATATTCACGAACAACCTTATATGGTTGGTGCTCTCGGCAGTGCTGCTTTCGATGCCGAAGGCGTCAAAACCAGGGCTCGGGACATCGTTGCGGAAGGAATTTTAAAGGATTATGTGTTGAGTACTTATTCGGCGAAGAAACTCGGTCTTGCAAGCACGGGAAATGCCGGTGGCGTTCATAATCTGGTCGTCGATAGCGGAACCGATGATTTTACCGGTATGCTGAAAAAACTCGGTACCGGACTGCTTGTAACCGAATTGATGGGGCAGGGCGTTAAAATGGTGACTGGCGATTATTCGCGCGGCGCGGCCGGATTCTGGGTAGAGAACGGCGAAATTCAATACCCGGTCGAGGAAATTACGATTGCCGGAAATTTGAAAGATATGTTTAAAAATCTCGTCGCGGTCGGTAATGACGTCGATTATCGGGGCAACGTCCGCACCGGTTCGGTATTGATCGAGCGCATGTCGATCGCCGGGGAATAA
- the tldD gene encoding metalloprotease TldD: MEILNIAKQTILAPAGLQEKDIERVMSSLLSVPVDAADIYFQSSHYESWVMESGIIKEGSHNIEQGAGVRAVVGEKTGFAYSDKIELPVLLEAAGNVKAIVRQGQNARTAIAKQAAWPRYYHPVNPLKSLADQQKVELLHKVDRETRKLDSRIEEVVISLVGLHENVLVANQDGTLAADIRPLVRMNVSVIVEENGRREQGSMGGGGRCDYGMFVNQDKALEYGREAVRQALVNLDAVDAPAGSMTVVLGAGWPGILLHEAIGHGLEGDFNRKGTSAFSGRVGERVASDLCTVVDDGTLEGRRGSLSIDDEGTPTEKTVLIENGILKGYMQDRLNARLMGVSPTGNGRRESYAHLPMPRMTNTYMLPGPHDPEEIIRSVKKGLYAKNFGGGQVDITSGKFVFSASEAYLIEDGQLTRPVKGATLIGNGPDVLTRVSMVGTDLELDSGVGTCGKDGQSVPVGVGQPTLKVDALTVGGTSI, from the coding sequence ATGGAAATTTTAAATATAGCGAAACAAACGATTCTTGCGCCGGCAGGCTTGCAGGAAAAAGATATCGAGCGAGTCATGAGCAGTTTGCTCAGTGTTCCGGTCGATGCCGCCGATATCTATTTTCAATCCAGTCATTACGAATCCTGGGTTATGGAAAGCGGCATCATCAAAGAAGGTAGTCATAATATCGAACAAGGTGCCGGTGTGCGTGCCGTCGTCGGCGAGAAAACCGGATTCGCCTATAGCGATAAAATTGAATTGCCGGTCTTGCTCGAAGCGGCCGGTAATGTCAAAGCCATCGTCCGGCAAGGACAAAATGCGCGTACGGCCATCGCCAAGCAAGCTGCGTGGCCTCGATATTACCATCCTGTCAACCCGCTCAAATCTTTAGCGGATCAGCAAAAAGTCGAACTGTTGCATAAAGTCGACCGAGAGACACGCAAGCTCGATAGCCGCATTGAAGAAGTGGTTATCAGCCTGGTCGGTCTTCATGAAAATGTTTTAGTCGCTAATCAAGACGGTACATTGGCTGCCGACATCCGTCCGTTGGTTCGTATGAACGTGAGTGTCATCGTCGAAGAGAACGGACGCCGCGAGCAGGGTAGCATGGGCGGCGGCGGACGTTGCGATTACGGTATGTTCGTAAACCAGGATAAAGCATTGGAGTACGGCCGAGAAGCGGTTCGGCAGGCGTTGGTTAATCTGGATGCCGTCGATGCGCCGGCCGGCAGCATGACTGTAGTCTTGGGTGCGGGTTGGCCCGGCATCTTATTGCATGAAGCAATCGGACATGGTCTGGAAGGCGATTTTAACCGTAAAGGCACATCGGCCTTTAGCGGACGTGTCGGCGAAAGAGTGGCATCCGACTTGTGTACCGTGGTCGATGACGGTACGCTCGAGGGACGTCGCGGCTCGTTGAGTATCGACGATGAAGGCACGCCTACCGAAAAAACCGTTTTGATTGAAAACGGCATATTGAAAGGCTACATGCAGGATAGATTAAATGCCAGATTGATGGGCGTATCCCCGACCGGTAACGGTCGGCGCGAATCTTACGCGCATTTGCCGATGCCGCGCATGACCAATACCTATATGTTGCCGGGACCGCACGACCCTGAAGAAATTATCCGCTCGGTCAAAAAAGGTTTGTATGCGAAAAATTTCGGTGGCGGACAGGTCGATATCACTTCGGGAAAATTCGTGTTTTCAGCCAGCGAGGCCTATCTTATCGAGGACGGCCAATTGACGCGTCCCGTAAAAGGTGCGACGTTAATCGGCAATGGGCCGGATGTTTTGACTCGGGTGTCGATGGTCGGTACCGATTTGGAACTCGACAGCGGTGTCGGAACCTGCGGTAAGGACGGGCAAAGTGTGCCGGTCGGTGTCGGCCAGCCGACCTTGAAGGTCGACGCGTTGACGGTCGGCGGTACGAGTATTTGA
- the bamC gene encoding outer membrane protein assembly factor BamC: MMPSNRTIVKFCGVLLWPAVLVSCSETEVRYRDTLHLERPPEFEGALSEQSLQKSVDPVLTTLSIQQGLGDKVAIEQSALRTKLIIKEPFEKAWFIMELVLNQQRIEITDRDRDAGYYYVRFDPDDNEAKGFLGWLFRDDDYIERIYSLQLSDGESTTDITADIVTEQDEKNPSIPGAPEPLEDIKKDGPDRLLQLLYEKLRDGIPKHQRQ, from the coding sequence ATGATGCCATCGAATAGAACCATCGTTAAATTTTGCGGCGTGTTGTTGTGGCCGGCGGTTCTGGTGAGCTGTTCCGAAACTGAAGTCCGTTATCGGGATACCTTGCACCTGGAGCGGCCGCCGGAATTCGAGGGCGCTTTAAGCGAGCAAAGCTTACAAAAATCGGTTGATCCTGTGTTGACAACCTTATCGATTCAACAAGGCTTAGGCGATAAAGTTGCGATCGAACAATCGGCGCTACGAACTAAGCTGATCATCAAAGAACCTTTTGAAAAAGCTTGGTTCATAATGGAATTAGTCCTAAATCAGCAACGCATCGAAATTACCGATAGGGACCGCGATGCGGGTTATTACTACGTCCGCTTCGATCCCGACGACAACGAGGCGAAAGGTTTTTTGGGGTGGTTATTTAGAGACGACGATTATATCGAGCGAATTTATTCGTTGCAGTTATCCGATGGAGAGTCCACGACGGACATTACCGCGGATATCGTGACTGAACAAGATGAAAAAAATCCGTCCATACCAGGTGCGCCAGAACCGCTCGAGGACATTAAAAAAGACGGGCCAGACCGGTTGCTGCAGTTGCTCTATGAGAAATTGCGAGACGGCATACCGAAACATCAACGGCAATAA
- a CDS encoding carbon-nitrogen hydrolase family protein yields MSKCAAIQMASSPNVGANLLEAEKLIGEAVNAGAKLVVLPENFALMGENETDKLTIKEVDGNGPIQDFLASTALKYKVWVVGGTIPLAGDNDNKVRAACLVYNDRGERVARYDKIHLFDVSVPDTEEEYRESNSIEPGHDPVVVDTPFGKLGLSVCYDLRFPELYRNLVAKGAEILLVPSAFTAQTGAAHWEVLLRARAIENLCYVIAPNQGGFHINGRKTFGHSMIVDPWGVVLGCHKNGGGFVCADIDHERLEKVRLSFPALQHRKI; encoded by the coding sequence ATGAGTAAATGTGCCGCCATACAAATGGCATCGAGTCCCAATGTGGGGGCGAATCTTTTAGAAGCCGAAAAATTGATAGGCGAAGCGGTAAATGCCGGAGCAAAATTGGTTGTGTTGCCGGAAAACTTTGCCTTGATGGGGGAAAACGAGACCGATAAGTTAACGATCAAGGAAGTCGACGGGAATGGTCCGATACAAGACTTTTTAGCGTCGACCGCACTCAAATACAAAGTTTGGGTTGTCGGTGGAACGATCCCCTTGGCCGGCGATAACGATAACAAAGTTAGAGCTGCCTGTTTGGTTTATAACGACCGTGGCGAGCGCGTTGCACGTTACGACAAAATACATCTATTCGATGTCAGCGTGCCCGATACCGAGGAAGAATACCGCGAATCGAATTCGATTGAGCCCGGGCATGATCCCGTTGTTGTCGATACACCTTTCGGAAAGTTGGGGCTGTCGGTTTGCTATGATCTGCGCTTTCCCGAACTTTACCGTAATTTGGTGGCGAAAGGCGCCGAAATTTTGTTGGTACCTTCGGCGTTTACTGCACAAACCGGTGCCGCGCATTGGGAAGTCTTATTGAGAGCGCGAGCGATCGAAAACTTATGCTATGTCATTGCGCCGAATCAGGGCGGCTTTCATATTAACGGTCGTAAAACTTTCGGGCATTCGATGATTGTCGATCCATGGGGTGTGGTTTTAGGTTGTCATAAGAATGGCGGCGGCTTCGTTTGCGCCGATATCGACCACGAACGCTTGGAAAAAGTTCGATTGTCTTTCCCCGCTTTACAGCACCGAAAAATTTAA